A stretch of the Fusarium musae strain F31 chromosome 2, whole genome shotgun sequence genome encodes the following:
- a CDS encoding hypothetical protein (EggNog:ENOG41), whose translation MSTQQFAKDQPVGFSNRIERVAIVGVCSIRHLSVRYADIKEAGGRQGAQITEQLLKTGKHTITALTRIGSTSKLPDNVKAIAEDYENEETLASVLKDQQLLIITLAVTVDPEVHHRIVRAAGKAGIRYIIPNIYAANVVIDNQGSVDDFFPAAPPINLLKEIERVGVSSWILLVGGVWFDYSLPSGESFMGFDIDNRKATLFDDGEAKINTSTLAQFGRAAAAIASLKELPDDEDDKSSTIADFCNRPVYLSSFYVNQKDILRSIQHVTKTTDADWGIKYESSADRIENGKAMGRSGNIMGLVQAYYSFIFSPEGQKLKTQDKLHNEILGLPDEDLDAVVKDCVEMAENKFRPL comes from the coding sequence ATGTCCACGCAACAATTTGCAAAAGATCAGCCTGTGGGCTTCTCTAACCGCATCGAAAGAGTTGCTATAGTTGGGGTATGTTCCATTCGTCACTTATCTGTTCGTTACGCTGACATAAAAGAGGCTGGCGGCCGACAAGGCGCCCAGATAACTGAGCAACTCCTCAAGACTGGAAAACATACCATCACTGCCCTGACTCGCATCGGCAGCACCTCCAAACTTCCAGATAACGTCAAGGCTATCGCGGAGGACTATGAGAACGAAGAGACTCTCGCATCGGTACTCAAGGATCAACAACTCCTCATCATTACCCTGGCCGTCACTGTCGACCCAGAAGTCCACCATCGCATCGTTCGCGCAGCTGGCAAAGCAGGAATCCGCTACATCATCCCCAATATCTACGCCGCCAATGTTGTTATCGATAACCAAGGTTCTGTCGATGACTTCTTTCCCGCTGCTCCACCCATCAATCTTCTGAAGGAAATTGAGCGCGTTGGTGTCAGTTCTTGGATCCTTCTCGTAGGAGGCGTCTGGTTTGATTACAGCCTTCCTTCCGGAGAGTCTTTCATGGGGTTTGATATCGATAACCGCAAGGCCACTTTGTTTGACGATGGTGAAGCAAAGATCAACACTAGTACTCTGGCTCAGTTCGGCCGTGCCGCTGCTGCCATTGCAAGTCTCAAAGAGCTTccagacgacgaagacgacaaGTCCTCAACAATCGCGGACTTTTGCAACAGACCAGTGTATCTCTCTAGCTTTTATGTCAACCAGAAGGATATTCTGAGAAGTATTCAGCATGTCACAAAGACGACCGACGCAGACTGGGGGATCAAGTATGAGAGCAGCGCTGATCGAATTGAGAATGGCAAGGCGATGGGGAGATCTGGTAATATCATGGGACTTGTACAGGCTTATTATTCGTTCATCTTCTCGCCAGAGGGCCAGAAACTGAAGACCCAAGACAAGCTGCACAATGAGATTCTCGGACTGCCGGATGAGGACTTGGATGCAGTGGTCAAGGATTGTGTTGAAATGGCCGAGAACAAATTTCGACCCCTGTAA
- a CDS encoding hypothetical protein (EggNog:ENOG41): MSFGFGVGDFIAVGELCWKIYTRVYKVSRDAPEELRALIQELGNLSNTVNLLNEEVRDREEWMKRAGERRLEYTCKVMGQVKATLQKMDRLADKYAELGKGDGLEGSRRPFRIQWNRVKFAFEVSSINELRAKAQPTGIKH; this comes from the exons ATGTCTTTCGGCTTCGGCGTTGGCGATTTCATCGCTGTTGGGGAGCTATGCTGGAAGATCTACACCCGGGTGTACAAGGTGTCGCGCGATGCACCAGAGGAACTCCGGGCCTTGATCCAAGAACTGGGCAATCTCTCCAACACGGTGAACCTGCTAAATGAAGAAGTACGAGATCGGGAAGAGTGGATGAAACGCGCGGGAGAGAGACGGCTGGAATACACGTGTAAAGTCATGGGTCAAGTCAAAGCAACTCTTCAGAAAATGGATCGATTGGCTGATAAATATGCTGAACTCGGTAAGGGAGATGGTCTTGAAGGCTCAAGACGCCCATTTCGAATCCAATGGAACCGAGTCAAATTCGCCTTTGAGGTGTCTAGCATCAACGAGCTTCGCGCGAAG GCTCAACCAACTGGTATCAAGCATTAA
- a CDS encoding hypothetical protein (EggNog:ENOG41): MKLDELRNLMIGYRISPQGPLLNAPLDDEDRAELSAAFLRSAETGNRPWASIAIDDWLQAGKWWLLKVRSQMNRLAEGTEIKVHAYVNLLKACWILADIVSIHPQRVHLGASNDRRNEDIRNLSQVE, translated from the exons ATGAAGCTGGACGAGCTTCGGAACCTCATGATAGGCTACCGCATTTCGCCCCAGGGACCTCTTCTGAACGCTCCGTTGGACGATGAGGACCGAGCAGAACTCAGCGCAGCATTCTTGAGAAGTGCAGAGACTGGTAACAGGCCTTGGGCCTCAATTGCCATCGATGACTGGCTGCAAGCAGGCAAATGGTGGTTGTTAAAG GTTCGGTCACAAATGAATCGTCTAGCTGAAGGGACTGAGATTAAAGTTCATGCCTATGTCAACCTACTTAAGGCATGCTGGATACTGGCGGATATTGTCTCAATACACCCACAACGTGTTCATTTAGGTGCTTCCAACGACAGAAGAAACGAAGACATCCGGAATCTCAGTCAGGTAGAGTAG